AAAAAATTCACACTTCCATTATCATTATCTTTAGTTGCGTTGGCCATTTCAGCCCATGTAAACGCACAAGATACCAACACCGACAATCACACCATTACGATTTCCGTTCCGGAAGTTGCGCTTGTTGATATTGAACCTGCGGCTACCAAAAATATTACTTTAGGATTTACAGCTCCTACAGAAGCTGGACAACCTATTGTTGCAAGCCCTGCCAATACAACACTTTGGCTTAACTACTCTTCAATAAAATCAGTTGCAGATCCATCCCGTAATGTTACCGTTCGATTAAATGCTTTAGTTCCCGGGATAGACATTCAAGTTACCGCAGCAGCGGCAACAGGTGCTGGTGCGGGAACATTAGGAACGCCATCAGCTCTGATTACATTAAGTGCAGCAGACCAGACAATTATCTCTGGGATCGGAAGTGCTTATACCGGAAATGGAGCTAATAACGGCCATAATCTTACGTATGCCCTTGCAGCAGGAAGTGGACCTGGCGGAGTTGCAGCTTACGCTGATCTACAAGCTACAGCGACAACTGTTGCTACTGTGACTTATACTATTTCGGACAATTAATATCTGAAAAATACATATTTGAATAAGAAGAAATCGCTTTGTCAGTTTCTTCTTGTTCATCTATTGCATGATCTTCAACTTAAAATTTTTAATAAGAATGACAAAGCGAATCTTTCTTCTTACTTTCCTGATCTTACCTTACCTATTTTTGCATGCCGGTATCGTTGTGCTTAATGGGCTTTCGCATAATTACAAGGTAGAAAACGGACAGATTTACAAAGGAAAAATAGCCTTGCAAAACACCGGTGACAAACCTCAAAATGTGAAAATATTTTTACAGGACTTCAGTTACCAGTCAAATGGTTCTATCTACTATACAACTCCGCATACGAATGAAAGGACCAATACGGATTGGATAAGGCTTAATACAACCTTTCTTACTTTAAAGGCTAAAGAAAAAACAGAGGTCTTTTATGAAATTACCGTTCCTAATCAATTAAATTCTCCCGGTAGTTACTGGAGTGTTGTCATCGTTGAACCTGTAGATGAAATAAAACCGAGTGATAGTAAGCAGGGAATTAATATTACTTCTGTTGTAAGGTATGCCATCCAGATCATAACTGATTTTGATTCCGAAAAGGTAAAACCAGATCTAAAGTTTGAAAATATTAAAGTTGAAAAAGAAGAGGGCAGACAAGTATTAAAAATTGCCATCGCCAACCAGGGAGCAATCTATTGCAGATCAACGGCTTCCGTTGAGATATACAACCGAAAGAACGGTGAGAAAATAGGAACATTTTCATCACAGGCAATGGGACTATTACCGCAAACCTCCAAATCCTTTCCTATTGATATCAGTAAAATGCCTCCCGATAAATATACTGCAGTCATCATTGCAACAGATGAAGATGAAAACGCATTTGCTATTAATGTGGAACTAGAAGTAAAAAATGACTAGAAATTGGGCCTTATATCTTTTCATACTATTCCCAGTACTTATTTTTTCACAAAAACAATCCAGAGAAATTGTCAATAAAAAAGATAGTATACTACCGGGAACGGCTTCTTCTATTTCTTTTTCCCTGGAAAATACGACTTCTCAGAATAAGGTTTATGATATTGTCATTGAAACTTCAAATCAATACATTATTCCCATTTTAAAGAAGAATCAAGTTTCAATTGCAGGCGACGAAACTTACCTATATCTGGTTCCATTGCGTATAGCCACAGAAACACCGCAGGGAAAATATACCATAACATTACGAGGTTTGGGAAGTGATAAAACCGATCAATTTATTAAAACGGCAGAAATAAATGTTCTCCCGGTCAGAAAGCTTTCAGTAACGGCAATCAATTCTCCGGAATTCGTAAAAGCAGGTGAAACCATCACCTCCTCTTTTCTACTTAAAAACAGTGGAAATGTTACTGAAAAACTGATCCTGGAAAGTAAAAATGCCGTGGTAAATCACGATGCAACTCTCCTTTTACCTCCAGGCGAAGCAAAAGTAATCAACATCAGTAAGGTCACAAATCCGGATCTGGGTAAAAATGAATATCAAAATCTTAACCTGTCCGTGTATTCAGTGGATCATCCGGCAGAAACCCAAACGGCTTACAGCAGTACGAAAATTATTTCTGTTAAACCTGATGAAGATGATATATACCATCGTTTACCGGTTTCCGCCTCGATGGCTTTTATTGGAATGAAAAACAGAGGAGAATACCACGATGGCTTCCAGGGTGAATTGTATGGTAAAGGAACGCTGGATAAAGAAAATAAAGGGACATTGGAATTTCACGCTGTAACTTCCAACCCGGTTGAATTCAATTCCTTCACCCAATATGAGGAATATTTTATTAACTACAGACGGGATGAATTTTTCGTTCATCTGGGAGACAAGACCTATTCTTCCTCTTATCTTACCGAGTATGCACGATATGGCCGTGGAGCTGAAATTCGTTATAATTTCAAAAAGGTCAGTATCGGAGGATTTTACAATCACCCTAGATTTTTCCGGGATATCAAAGATGAATTCAATGTATATTCCACATTCAGGCTTCATAAAGAATCTGAAATTACAGCAGGTTATTTGTACAAGATTCCAAGACCCGGTGAAACAAGTTTAAGTTTCAGTGGTCTGAGATTAGATTCTAACGCTCACCTTCCCTATGCTACCGGAAAATTCAAACTGAATAAAAATCTTGATGTTTCCGGTGAAGTAGCCTATAGCAAAACAGATCGAATGGAAGGAAATGCCTACATGGTTCAGCTTCTTGC
The sequence above is drawn from the Chryseobacterium daecheongense genome and encodes:
- a CDS encoding DUF3324 domain-containing protein; this encodes MTKRIFLLTFLILPYLFLHAGIVVLNGLSHNYKVENGQIYKGKIALQNTGDKPQNVKIFLQDFSYQSNGSIYYTTPHTNERTNTDWIRLNTTFLTLKAKEKTEVFYEITVPNQLNSPGSYWSVVIVEPVDEIKPSDSKQGINITSVVRYAIQIITDFDSEKVKPDLKFENIKVEKEEGRQVLKIAIANQGAIYCRSTASVEIYNRKNGEKIGTFSSQAMGLLPQTSKSFPIDISKMPPDKYTAVIIATDEDENAFAINVELEVKND